The Pontibacter pudoricolor genome contains a region encoding:
- a CDS encoding hemolysin family protein, with the protein MEIIIILILTLLNGFFALSEIALVSVKRSRIEQKAAQGSSSAKDVLKLLDEPENFLSSVQVGITLISIVAGAYGGAALSEKFTPVVASIAALAPYAQEISIVVIVGLITYVTIVIGELIPKTIALNNPERIALAVAPIIKVFTKFTFPLVKLLSGSTNLAIKLLGIKQDKAGASLTEEELRHLIKVAGREGVLEKEEERLHDNLFYLYEQRNRSLMTYRTDVEWLDINRPLAELHQIILQSAHTKFPVGKGSPDNIVGVLAVKDYFEQVDKQGVPLQDVLKPPLFVSESMYAMKTLKMFQRKKQYLALVVNEFGAVEGLITLHDIMEAIVGDLPDVDESSDPELFRREDGSYLVNGAMLVRELNRELGLELIQDHPERYATLGGFILYTLSKIPKVGDTITLRTHELEVVDMDASRVDKVLVRTITPPTEEAA; encoded by the coding sequence ATGGAGATCATCATTATTCTTATTCTTACTTTATTAAATGGTTTTTTTGCCTTGTCCGAGATTGCGCTGGTATCAGTGAAACGGAGCCGGATAGAGCAGAAAGCCGCACAGGGCAGCAGCAGCGCCAAAGATGTGCTAAAATTACTTGATGAGCCTGAGAATTTTCTGTCGTCGGTGCAGGTGGGCATTACCCTGATCAGTATTGTGGCGGGTGCGTACGGTGGCGCAGCCCTTTCAGAGAAATTTACGCCGGTAGTAGCCAGTATAGCTGCGCTGGCACCATATGCCCAGGAAATTTCTATAGTGGTTATAGTTGGCCTGATCACATATGTTACGATCGTTATTGGCGAACTCATACCAAAAACAATTGCACTTAATAACCCTGAACGCATTGCCCTGGCAGTAGCCCCCATCATCAAGGTTTTTACAAAATTCACGTTTCCGCTGGTTAAGTTACTATCGGGCTCTACTAACCTGGCTATAAAACTGCTGGGCATTAAACAGGATAAAGCCGGGGCATCGCTTACAGAAGAAGAACTGCGCCACCTGATAAAAGTGGCCGGCCGCGAAGGCGTGCTCGAAAAAGAGGAAGAGCGCCTGCACGACAACCTTTTTTACCTGTACGAGCAACGCAACCGCAGCCTGATGACCTACCGCACCGACGTAGAATGGCTCGACATAAACCGCCCCCTTGCCGAACTCCACCAGATCATCCTTCAGAGCGCGCATACCAAATTCCCGGTTGGCAAAGGCTCTCCTGACAATATAGTGGGTGTGCTTGCTGTAAAGGATTATTTTGAACAGGTAGATAAGCAGGGCGTACCGCTACAAGATGTACTGAAGCCACCGCTGTTTGTGTCGGAATCGATGTATGCCATGAAAACGCTGAAAATGTTCCAGCGCAAAAAGCAGTACCTGGCACTGGTAGTGAACGAGTTTGGAGCCGTAGAAGGCCTGATAACCCTGCACGACATTATGGAAGCTATAGTTGGCGACCTGCCCGATGTTGATGAAAGCAGTGACCCGGAGCTTTTCCGCCGCGAAGATGGCTCTTATCTTGTAAACGGCGCTATGCTGGTGCGCGAGCTAAACCGCGAATTGGGACTGGAACTGATACAGGACCACCCGGAGCGCTATGCAACCCTAGGCGGATTTATACTTTACACACTCTCTAAAATACCGAAAGTAGGCGACACCATAACGTTACGCACGCATGAGCTTGAAGTAGTGGATATGGATGCCAGCCGCGTGGACAAAGTACTTGTCCGAACTATAACTCCTCCCACTGAAGAGGCCGCTTAA
- a CDS encoding c-type cytochrome — protein sequence MKTLLYTLLLCLFLIACGTAKRGEPAYAPVNVSEPAVAQGQVVFNTYCTKCHPGGEAGLAPSFNDKPLPGFLIRFQIRHGLGVMPAFKEQVISDDELDNLIAYIKTLKKAKDDKAAPAS from the coding sequence ATGAAAACACTGCTCTACACATTACTGCTCTGCCTTTTTTTAATTGCCTGCGGCACTGCCAAACGCGGCGAACCTGCTTATGCTCCCGTTAACGTTTCGGAGCCGGCTGTTGCACAGGGCCAGGTTGTTTTTAATACCTATTGTACCAAATGCCATCCGGGAGGTGAAGCTGGCCTGGCACCGTCTTTTAACGACAAGCCACTACCGGGATTTCTGATACGCTTCCAGATACGGCACGGGCTTGGTGTAATGCCGGCTTTTAAAGAACAGGTTATTTCAGACGATGAGCTCGACAACCTGATCGCCTACATTAAAACTTTAAAAAAGGCGAAAGACGACAAAGCTGCGCCAGCTTCGTAA
- a CDS encoding YgaP family membrane protein yields MECNVGMKEQKLRVLAGLTLIGIGAYYNTKFLAALGIIPILTGMVRWCPVNQAIGYNGCAKKELQDYT; encoded by the coding sequence ATGGAATGTAATGTTGGAATGAAAGAGCAGAAGTTGCGTGTGCTGGCAGGGCTGACTCTGATAGGAATTGGCGCATACTATAACACGAAATTTCTGGCCGCTTTAGGTATCATCCCGATACTGACCGGCATGGTACGCTGGTGCCCTGTAAACCAGGCAATCGGGTACAATGGCTGCGCTAAAAAAGAGCTGCAAGACTATACCTGA
- a CDS encoding PQQ-dependent sugar dehydrogenase, whose product MQLFLRLSLIFLLFVSVAGCYRMRSSNGGAEGTNLTANRLLNASDIDLPAGYKAEVIASELTFPTDVAFDDAGQVYVIEAGYSYGEEFLEPKLMRVAPGGSKTIVATGELNGPWTGITHHNGNFYVAEGGQKTGGKILKITPDGTITALVENLPSMGDHHTNGPAVGPDGKLYFGIGTATNSGVVGPDNYNMGWLKRNPNFHDIPCQDITITGQNFTSTHPETKQPMTTGAYQRYGTAVKDGQVVPGAIPCSGAVLRMGADGGTMELVAWGFRNPFGLAFAPNGSLYVTDNGYDERGSRSVWGVGDYLWQVQQGQWYGWPDFSGGLAFNGDRFRTPSKEAPKPILAQHPAKPPHPAATLGVHSSSNGLDFSTSASFGHTGEAFVAQFGDMAPNVGKVMAPVGFKVVRVNVENGVITDFAVNKGTKNAPASMLKKGGLERPVAVKFSPDGTALYIVDFGVMHVEDSKTTPQKNTGVIWKVTRTTR is encoded by the coding sequence ATGCAGCTATTTTTACGTCTGAGCCTGATCTTTCTTCTGTTCGTATCTGTAGCCGGGTGCTACCGCATGCGTTCCTCAAACGGTGGTGCCGAGGGAACCAACCTTACCGCAAACAGGCTTTTAAATGCTTCAGACATCGACCTCCCGGCCGGTTATAAGGCAGAAGTAATAGCCAGCGAACTTACCTTCCCGACGGATGTTGCATTTGACGATGCCGGACAGGTATATGTGATAGAAGCAGGTTATTCGTATGGAGAAGAGTTCCTGGAGCCGAAGCTGATGCGGGTTGCCCCGGGCGGCAGTAAAACTATAGTTGCAACCGGAGAACTGAATGGCCCCTGGACAGGCATTACGCACCATAACGGCAACTTTTATGTAGCGGAAGGAGGCCAGAAAACAGGCGGCAAAATTCTGAAGATCACACCAGACGGAACGATAACTGCGTTAGTAGAGAACCTGCCCAGCATGGGCGACCACCATACAAACGGCCCGGCTGTGGGTCCCGATGGCAAGCTATACTTCGGTATCGGCACTGCTACAAACTCCGGCGTAGTAGGTCCCGACAACTATAATATGGGCTGGCTAAAGCGTAACCCCAATTTTCACGACATTCCCTGCCAGGACATAACCATAACCGGACAAAACTTTACAAGCACCCATCCTGAAACAAAACAACCCATGACTACCGGCGCCTATCAGCGTTACGGCACTGCTGTTAAAGACGGGCAGGTAGTACCAGGCGCAATACCCTGTTCGGGCGCTGTACTTCGCATGGGTGCAGATGGCGGTACTATGGAGCTGGTTGCCTGGGGTTTCCGGAACCCGTTTGGGCTGGCTTTTGCACCAAACGGCAGTTTATATGTAACCGATAACGGGTACGACGAACGTGGCAGCCGGTCGGTTTGGGGAGTCGGCGATTATTTGTGGCAGGTACAGCAAGGGCAATGGTACGGCTGGCCTGATTTTTCAGGTGGCCTGGCTTTTAACGGAGACAGGTTTCGAACGCCTTCCAAAGAAGCGCCAAAGCCAATATTGGCCCAACACCCTGCCAAACCGCCGCATCCAGCCGCAACGCTGGGCGTTCATTCTTCCTCAAACGGCCTGGATTTTTCTACTTCCGCATCTTTCGGGCACACCGGCGAAGCTTTTGTGGCACAGTTCGGTGATATGGCGCCTAATGTGGGCAAAGTAATGGCTCCTGTTGGCTTTAAAGTTGTTCGGGTAAATGTTGAGAACGGGGTTATTACGGATTTTGCAGTGAATAAAGGGACGAAAAATGCACCGGCATCTATGTTAAAAAAAGGTGGCCTGGAGCGCCCGGTAGCTGTAAAGTTCTCGCCGGACGGCACCGCACTCTACATCGTGGATTTTGGTGTGATGCATGTGGAAGACAGCAAAACTACCCCACAGAAAAACACCGGAGTGATCTGGAAAGTTACCCGCACCACACGCTAA
- a CDS encoding DUF2752 domain-containing protein — MMFKAISRAVTAGWHSLYMPEAMAWVAALLAMALMEPGEAHLFSFCPFSYVLEWCPGCGLGHSIAWLFRGEVAASWQAHPLGAPAVLLLSFRSGRLFYMHYRNQKSEL, encoded by the coding sequence ATGATGTTTAAAGCTATAAGTCGTGCTGTTACAGCCGGGTGGCATAGCCTGTATATGCCGGAGGCAATGGCATGGGTAGCTGCTTTGCTGGCGATGGCCCTGATGGAGCCCGGTGAGGCGCATTTGTTTAGCTTTTGCCCCTTCAGTTATGTGCTGGAGTGGTGCCCGGGCTGCGGATTGGGGCATTCCATTGCGTGGCTGTTCCGGGGCGAGGTTGCAGCGTCGTGGCAGGCGCATCCGTTAGGTGCTCCGGCAGTGCTTTTACTCAGCTTTAGAAGTGGGAGACTGTTTTACATGCATTACCGGAATCAAAAGAGCGAACTATAG